A single Malaclemys terrapin pileata isolate rMalTer1 chromosome 3, rMalTer1.hap1, whole genome shotgun sequence DNA region contains:
- the TDRD15 gene encoding tudor domain-containing protein 15 — protein MDSLSPSSKFLDLDLKVTHVECHPKEVLVTFQGKYNTEYDFDYHILQKEIQHVSKVKDGIGIGEFCLVEDINGEWHRGRVLEKREEIYDVFLIDIGKVLIVNEINVSSACGEWFQLPPKVVCGVFSNILPVGEKWGPKALNYFSSLIGIQIKGHVQAILPYQLFLLEVPKVTSDVLELQLGKLVDGDSFRLIVEMLKELPQELLRKQMPELLQQKYTRPESSSFSNAENLPAFQPILDRFLPSLSVGSIEKVKINVAISPSKFYCQMLKWQKGLEDLTTTMTLHYEAVNRENIPSCDSFGTLCAAKRQKGQWHRGVIQQLLSDDQIKVWFMDFGNSEAVPSSHVLKLQPEFTSLPMISFQCALSCFSDQSEAVKRNSQLKEFKQALLGQTAVYASIDLFNANECLYYVTLHSQESEVNAEYPQQVNEVVQACSLVSSTNVTNILGDIKAYEEICVSVESLIGNTEQMGICLIEKDPSLSIYCKTVEMKIDAVHVAFVEYVLNPSNFWIQTNDYNNEFQTLMKNIADVYNRYGVYDKIVENPKPGLLCCARYSKDMEYYRGLITEVEGVNINVYFLDFGNTDTVPVHDVKTLLPEFCKLPALAMHCALAHAFPIEDVWVKKETDFFKKVVFDKQLLLYVIAKQNDKYIVNAQFMDGLEQMDVVTLMVQAGYAEYWEVQPDSLLNFMKNSKGLNSKNKNKKYINTQGTYVMPKSKVPATRNICQNKQLLNTFSVARKSLESSPNWESTLSRKHYIISGRSDHMSSYKELMFKPGAVLDVRCSHIISPSHFFCQLQSKLSELMNLMEQIQSYYEMHSNPYKTGQIPCVAKHSKDGKWYRAAFLKQVSRNEVDVIFVDYGNQERVLLKDLQAILPDFLTLESQAFTCSLKNVNEPSQFYRFIWTKEACKDFGDLISASSGLLTCVICALILIRPNCLCNLVDLQSPFIGTQQFLIEHGHGQSQFFGFTKAFKPSVFLYSFCYSSFNIKIGSEEEVYITHIYSPAKFYCQLNRNTEIIDKLMKKIAEISNLPNSSEYDPSKIRLCIAKYFEDGLFYRALASSTGSSSCLLAYFVDFGNKQLVVRDKLMPIPDHATDLLLTPMQAIKCYLSDLREREIPVEVNKWFEENFMGKPLKAVVVSRESDGQIGVELYDGHIQINQKILHLLSENGKKYTEELEHVKSCTEQSVENSKEVHKVKPDECNKTKDKNIERIALKTEIKPEVHDISFQTGVQENFEDKEQTVLVPQKLCNMPFILPTFHGNKEPVCKNVMNIPLEHREKNADGIFTPESLLCPVFNLQEIPANIMNESCTNKLNYTGQQEGRENRPKYISLPPRNIELNSQLAGYISNINSPSSFYIQLAEDENIIIQLAEELNEGKINVDHENYLNELVAGDLVLAEYVIDCFLYRAVIKTVRSGKSYEVEFIDYGNTAVVSPSKIYKIQGKFLTLPRFSIHCFLSRVKSTHPDGSWSSNVMFYFSRKVNNKQITCVFLQQHEQQWEVDIICDGKSVVNELMQRHDSSGLQNTQMLNMETNTEQDIPVTNADPEDEELRKNSRGHNKYEAVETRNTSEILSKIPNQDLNPGQLEMAEIIHISKCGNFHVKLMRNVQTFLDLNVMVAKEAKRNRLIAVENIQEGLECLTKSKNTLKWYRSKVMKLVSEEKMLVFFMDRGRCEMVSLRNTKMLSNEIKCIPKQAILCKWIWIQNSGKISRDYVIKKIAHREIKLLFLSYLESSCLWEVDILVDGILLLEYLNQISGQGKINKPNCTESANNVASKTSVLSFRINSVTWALLQSGNQYPGFATTVTDPSNFSIQLEDLFDTMKTLFMLLSDLPGNLPTLPQDLVTPGASCLIKFGLYAQWNRVEVSEISNQSVLLMFIDYGFPAYIPYSDIDKLKVVPEELLCLPRLSYSCSLSGVIPAKGEHWSDEAKLLFQEFLGKQGLIFQFKQYGSGMKLEVDVLCERSNVADTLVAARHAIYCKSTCCLLGLDNTKPIEPCSQLQSEAQQSRFLQSSEPKHSCTESSFLTGKKENAQQQTRDLQHRNARGIVSRSNSTTKPPSRKRPRKKPSSYSNGKNTAKDELKCDKKLFMQFSDDKKCNIISTESLTENLPPEAMNETCDSADMNTRMREMKISKDVAS, from the coding sequence ATGGATTCTTTGTCTCCATCATCAAAATTTTTAGACCTGGATCTGAAAGTAACTCACGTAGAGTGCCATCCAAAGGAAGTGCTCGTGACATTTCAGGGGAAATATAATACAGAATATGACTTTGATTACCACATATTGCAAAAGGAAATACAGCATGTATCCAAAGTAAAGGACGGTATTGGCATTGGCGAGTTTTGTTTGGTGGAGGACATAAATGGAGAATGGCATAGAGGAAGAGTGctggaaaagagagaggaaatctATGATGTGTTTCTCATAGACATTGGGAAAGTACTAATAGTTAATGAAATAAATGTTTCTTCTGCATGTGGTGAATGGTTCCAGCTGCCTCCAAAGgtggtgtgtggtgttttttcaaACATACTTCCAGTTGGGGAAAAATGGGGTCCAAAAGctctaaattatttttcttctctaaTAGGAATACAGATTAAAGGTCACGTGCAAGCCATTTTACCATACCAATTGTTTCTCCTGGAAGTACCGAAAGTCACTAGTGATGTTCTTGAACTGCAATTAGGAAAACTTGTTGATGGAGATTCGTTTCGTCTTATTGTAGAAATGTTAAAGGAATTACCCCAAGAGCTCCTTCGCAAACAAATGCCAGAATTGCTGCAACAGAAATACACAAGGCCAGAGTCATCCTCTTTCAGCAATGCTGAAAATCTACCAGCGTTTCAGCCAATTCTGGATAGATTCCTGCCTTCTTTATCTGTCGGCAGTATAGAGAAGGTAAAAATAAATGTTGCAATCAGTCCAAGCAAATTTTATTGTCAGATGCTAAAATGGCAGAAAGGGCTAGAAGACTTGACCACAACAATGACTTTGCATTATGAAGCTGTCAATAGGGAAAATATTCCATCTTGTGATAGTTTTGGAACTCTCTGTGCTGCAAAAAGACAAAAAGGACAGTGGCACCGGGGAGTGATACAGCAGCTCCTCTCTGATGACCAAATAAAGGTCTGGTTCATGGATTTTGGCAACAGTGAAGCTGTGCCTTCCAGTCATGTTCTGAAACTTCAACCAGAATTCACTTCCTTACCAATGATTTCATTTCAGTGTGCATTGTCATGTTTCAGTGATCAGAGTGAAGCTGTAAAAAGAAATTCTCAACTAAAAGAATTTAAACAGGCATTGTTAGGACAGACTGCTGTGTATGCCAGCATTGATTTGTTCAATGCCAATGAATGTTTGTATTATGTTACATTACATAGTCAAGAATCTGAAGTTAATGCTGAATATCCACAACAGGTGAATGAAGTAGTTCAAGCATGTTCCCTAGTTTCTAGTACAAATGTCACTAATATACTTGGAGACATCAAAGCTTATGAAGAGATCTGTGTTTCAGTTGAGAGTTTGATtggaaacacagaacaaatgggAATCTGCTTAATTGAAAAAGACCCTTCTTTATCAATCTATTGCAAAACAGTAGAAATGAAAATAGATGCCGTTCATGTTGCTTTTGTCGAATATGTGTTGAATCCATCAAACTTCTGGATTCAAACTAATGACTATAACAACGAGTTTCAAACCTTGATGAAAAATATTGCAGATGTGTATAATAGATATGGAGTTTATGATAAGATTGTTGAAAACCCAAAACCTGGGTTACTCTGCTGTGCCCGGTATAGCAAAGACATGGAGTACTATCGAGGACTTATCACTGAAGTGGAAGGTGTAAACATTAACGTTTATTTTTTGGATTTTGGAAATACAGATACCGTACCCGTTCATGATGTGAAAACTTTGCTTCCAGAGTTTTGTAAATTACCAGCACTTGCCATGCATTGTGCACTTGCTCATGCATTTCCCATTGAGGATGTATGGgttaaaaaagaaacagatttctttaaaaaggttGTATTTGACAAACAGCTCTTGCTTTATGTCATTGCAAAGCAAAATGACAAGTACATTGTTAATGCACAATTTATGGATGGCTTGGAACAAATGGATGTTGTCACGCTTATGGTTCAGGCTGGATATGCTGAGTACTGGGAAGTGCAACCGGATTCTCTTTTGAACTTTATGAAAAATTCTAAAGGCCtaaattcaaaaaacaaaaacaaaaaatatataaatacacaagGCACATATGTTATGCCTAAAAGTAAAGTACCAGCAACTAGAAATATCTGTCAAAACAAACAGTTATTAAACACTTTTTCTGTGGCAAGAAAATCTCTCGAATCTTCTCCAAATTGGGAAAGTACTCTTTCTAGAAAGCATTATATAATATCTGGGAGAAGTGACCATATGAGCTCTTATAAAGAGTTAATGTTTAAACCAGGAGCAGTTCTTGATGTCAGATGTTCTCATATTATTTCTCCATCCCATTTTTTTTGTCAGTTGCAAAGCAAATTATCAGAACTAATGAATTTAATGGAGCAAATTCAGAGTTATTATGAAATGCATAGCAATCCCTATAAAACTGGCCAGATTCCCTGTGTTGCAAAACACTCCAAGGATGGAAAGTGGTACAGAGCAGCTTTTCTGAAACAAGTATCCAGAAATGAAGTTGATGTGATATTTGTAGACTATGGTAATCAGGAAAGAGTTTTACTTAAAGATCTCCAAGCTATTCTTCCAGATTTTTTAACTTTGGAAAGTCAAGCTTTTACATGTAGTCTTAAGAATGTAAATGAACCCTCACAATTTTACCGATTCATTTGGACTAAAGAGGCATGTAAGGATTTTGGAGACTTAATTTCTGCTTCCAGTGGGCTATTGACTTGCGTCATTTGTGCTCTAATTCTCATAAGGCCTAACTGCTTGTGTAATTTAGTTGATTTACAGTCTCCATTTATTGGTACGCAGCAGTTTCTCATAGAGCATGGCCATGGCCAATCCCAATTTTTTGGATTCACAAAAGCATTTAAACCATCAGTTTTTCTGTATAGTTTTTGCTATTCatcttttaatataaaaattggAAGTGAAGAGGAGGTATATATAACTCATATATACAGCCCTGCAAAATTTTATTGCCAGCTTAATCGTAACACTGAAATTATAGACAAATTGATGAAGAAGATTGCAGAGATTAGTAACCTACCAAACAGTTCAGAATATGACCCGAGCAAAATACGATTATGCATAGCCAAATATTTTGAAGATGGTCTCTTTTACAGAGCTTTGGCATCTTCCACGGGATCATCATCCTGTTTACTAGCCTATTTTGTGGACTTTGGGAATAAACAGCTGGTAGTAAGAGACAAACTGATGCCTATTCCAGATCATGCTACAGATTTACTATTGACGCCCATGCAAGCCATTAAATGTTATCTGTCAgatcttagagagagagaaattccagTAGAAGTCAATAAATGGTTTGAGGAGAATTTCATGGGTAAACCATTGAAGGCAGTAGTAGTATCCAGAGAGTCAGATGGCCAGATTGGTGTGGAGCTGTATGATGGACATATCCAGATAAATCAGAAAATTCTACATTTATTGTCTGAGAATGGGAAAAAATACACAGAGGAATTGGAGCAtgtgaaaagttgtacagagcaGTCTGTTGAAAATAGTAAGGAggtacacaaagtaaaacctgatgaatgtaataaaacaaaagataaaaataTTGAGAGAATTgccttgaaaactgaaataaaacctGAAGTACATGATATATCTTTTCAGACTGGTGTTCAAGAGAATTTTGAAGATAAAGAACAAACTGTACTTGTTCCACAAAAATTGTGCAATATGCCCTTTATACTACCAACATTCCATGGCAATAAAGAGCCAGTTTGTAAAAATGTTATGAATATACCTTTGGAACACAGAGAGAAAAATGCAGATGGAATATTTACTCCTGAATCTCTACTTTGCCCTGTTTTCAATTTGCAGGAAATACCTGCAAATATTATGAATGAATCTTGCACCAATAAACTAAATTATACAGGTCAACAAGAAGGTAGGGAAAATAGACCCAAATATATCAGTCTTCCTCCACGTAACATTGAGCTGAATTCTCAGTTAGCAGGTTACATTTCCAATATTAATAGCCCATCTAGTTTCTATATTCAGCTCGCAGAGGATGAAAACATAATCATTCAACTTGCAGAAGAACTaaatgaaggaaaaataaatgtagACCATGAAAATTACCTGAATGAACTTGTGGCAGGGGATCTTGTTTTAGCAGAATATGTAATTGATTGTTTCTTATATAGAGCAGTTATTAAAACAGTTAGATCAGGAAAATCCTATGAGGTAGAATTCATTGACTATGGTAATACAGCAGTTGTGAGTCCATCAAAAATCTACAAAATTCAAGGAAAGTTCTTAACTTTGCCAAGGTTCAGTATCCATTGTTTCCTTAGTAGAGTAAAAAGTACTCATCCTGATGGAAGCTGGAGCAGCAATGTTATGTTCTACTTTTCCAGAAAAGTAAATAATAAACAAATTACTTGTGTATTTTTGCAACAACATGAACAACAGTGGGAGGTAGATATAATTTGTGATGGAAAGTCTGTGGTTAATGAGTTAATGCAGAGACATGACAGCTCAGGATTACAGAACACACAAATGCTAAATATGGAAACTAATACAGAACAAGACATTCCAGTCACAAATGCAGATCCTGAAGATGAGGAACTAAGGAAGAACTCTAGAGGTCATAACAAATATGAGGCTGTTGAGACTAGAAACACCTCTGAAATTCTCTCTAAAATCCCTAACCAAGATCTAAATCCTGGACAACTAGAAATGGCAGAAATAATTCATATTTCAAAATGTGGAAATTTCCACGTAAAATTAATGAGAAATGTGCAAACATTTTTGGATTTAAATGTAATGGTTGCCAAAGAAGCAAAGAGAAACCGTTTGATTGCAGTAGAAAATATTCAAGAAGGATTGGAATGCTTGACAAAATCTAAAAACACCTTGAAGTGGTACCGATCAAAAGTGATGAAGCTTGTTAGTGAGGAGAAAATGTTAGTTTTCTTCATGGATCGTGGTAGATGTGAAATGGTATCCTTGCGTAATACAAAAATGCTCAGTAATGAGATCAAGTGTATTCCTAAACAAGCCATATTATGTAAATGGATTTGGATTCAAAATTCAGGTAAAATTTCACGTGACTATGTGATAAAGAAAATTGCACATCGTGAAATAAAGCTCCTGTTTCTGAGCTACTTGGAATCTTCTTGTCTCTGGGAAGTAGATATCTTAGTAGATGGGATTCTACTTTTGGAATATTTGAATCAGATCTCTGGGCAAGGCAAGATCAACAAACCTAATTGTACAGAAAGTGCAAATAATGTGGCTTCTAAGACATCTGTACTGTCTTTTAGAATAAATTCAGTTACATGGGCGCTACTCCAAAGTGGTAATCAATATCCTGGTTTTGCAACTACAGTTACTGATCCTTCAAACTTCAGTATTCAATTAGAGGACTTATTTGACACTATGAAAACCTTGTTTATGCTACTTTCTGACCTTCCAGGCAATTTGCCAACTTTGCCACAAGACCTTGTGACTCCTGGTGCAAGTTGTTTGATCAAGTTTGGGTTGTACGCGCAGTGGAACAGGGTAGAAGTTTCTGAAATTTCAAATCAGTCTGTTCTTCTTATGTTTATTGATTATGGCTTTCCTGCATATATTCCCTACTCAGATATTGATAAACTGAAAGTTGTTCCAGAAGAACTTCTTTGTTTACCACGATTATCTTACTCCTGCTCCTTATCTGGTGTGATTCCTGCTAAAGGGGAACACTGGAGTGATGAAGCTAAGCTCTTGTTTCAGGAATTTCTAGGTAAACAAGGCCTGATTTTCCAGTTTAAGCAGTATGGTTCTGGAATGAAACTAGAGGTAGATGTTCTGTGTGAGCGGAGTAATGTAGCAGATACCTTGGTTGCAGCTCGTCATGCTATCTATTGTAAAAGTACATGCTGCCTTCTTGGACTTGACAATACAAAACCAATTGAACCATGTTCACAACTTCAAAGTGAAGCACAGCAATCACGTTTTCTGCAAAGTTCTGAACCAAAACATAGCTGTACTGAAAGCAGTTTTTTAACAGGTAAAAAAGAGAATGCACAGCAGCAAACACGAGATCTGCAACATAGAAATGCCCGTGGTATAGTTTCAAGAAGTAATTCTACCACTAAACCACCTTCTAGAAAACGACCCAGGAAGAAACCAAGTTCATATAGTAATGGCAAAAATACTGCAAAAGATGAACTTAAGTGTGACAAAAAATTATTTATGCAATTTTCGGATGATAAGAAATGTAACATCATTTCCACAGAAAGTCTTACTGAAAATCTGCCTCCAGAAGCAATGAATGAGACATGTGACTCTGCTGACATGAACACCAGAATGAGGGAAATGAAGATTAGTAAAGATGTGGCATCATAA